From Lagenorhynchus albirostris chromosome 15, mLagAlb1.1, whole genome shotgun sequence, one genomic window encodes:
- the RAE1 gene encoding mRNA export factor RAE1, with protein MSLFGAASGFGTGGASMFGSAAADNHNPMKDIEVTSSPDDSIGCLSFSPPALPGNFLIAGSWANDVRCWEVQDSGQTIPKAQQMHTGPVLDVCWSDDGSKVFTASCDKTAKMWDLNSNQAIQIAQHDAPVKTIHWIKAPNYSCVMTGSWDKTLKFWDTRSSNPMMVLQLPERCYCADMIYPMAVVATAERGLIVYQLENQPSEFRRIESPLKHQHRCVAIFKDKQNKPTGFALGSIEGRVAIHYINPPNPAKDNFTFKCHRSNGTNTSAPQDIYAVNGIAFHPVHGTLATVGSDGRFSFWDKDARTKLKTSEQLDQPISACCFNHNGNIFAYASSYDWSKGHEFYNPQKKNYIFLRNAAEELKPRNKK; from the exons ATGAGCCTGTTTGGAGCAGCCTCCGGGTTTGGCACTGGGGGAGCCAGCATGTTTGGCAGCGCCGCCGCAGATAATCACAATCCTATGAAG GATATTGAAGTAACATCCTCTCCTGATGATAGCATTGGTTGTCTATCTTTTAGCCCGCCAGCCTTGCCGGGGAACTTCCTTATTGCAGGGTCGTGGGCTAACGAT gTTCGATGCTGGGAAGTTCAAGACAGTGGACAGACTATTCCAAAAGCCCAACAGATGCACACTGGGCCTGTGCTAGATGTCTGCTGGAGTGAT gatGGGAGCAAAGTATTTACGGCGTCATGTGATAAAACTGCCAAAATGTGGGACCTCAACAGTAACCAGGCGATACAGATAGCACAG CACGATGCTCCTGTTAAAACTATACACTGGATCAAAGCACCAAACTACAGCTGTGTGATGACCGGGAGCTGGGATAAGACTTTGAAG ttttggGATACACGATCATCAAATCCTATGATGGTTTTACAACTCCCTGAAAGGTGTTACTGTGCTGACATG ATATATCCTATGGCTGTGGTGGCAACTGCAGAGAGGGGACTGATTGTCTATCAGTTAGAGAATCAACCTTCTGAATTCAGGAGGATAGAATCTCCACTGAAACATCAG CATCGATGTGTGgctatttttaaagacaaacagAACAAGCCGACAGGTTTTGCCCTGGGAAGCATTGAGGGGAGAGTTGCCATTCACTACATCAACCCCCCGAATCC TGCCAAAGATAACTTCACCTTTAAATGTCATCGATCTAACGGAACCAACACTTCAGCTCCTCAGGACATTTACGCG GTGAATGGAATTGCGTTCCATCCTGTTCATGGCACCCTTGCAACTGTGGGATCTGATGGTAGATTCAGCTTTTGGGACAAAGATGCCagaacaaaactaaaaacttcGGAACAGTTAGATCAACCGATATCGGCTTGCTGCTTCAATCACAATGGAAACATATTTGCATATGCTTCCAGCTACGACTGGTCAAAG ggACATGAATTTTATAacccccaaaagaaaaattacattttcctaCGTAACGCAGCCGAAGAGCTAAAGCCCAGGAATAAGAAGTAG